The following proteins are encoded in a genomic region of Paenibacillus sp. FSL H3-0469:
- a CDS encoding DEAD/DEAH box helicase — MNIAARFVQRFRDYDNRNMLSVYRDKTEQIRKRNLQTWDDTKLQEESLRLRHAAQSGIALEELLVDAYSLVCEAASRTLGLQPYDVQIMAAIALHERMLIEQHTGEGKTLSAVMPAYLNALTGKGVHVLTFNDYLARRDALWMGPIYRFLGLSVDSVQAGMSLSEKRAAYRSDITYVTAKEAGFDYLRDTIALTEAATVHRPFHYVIVDEADSLLLDEARVPLVISGESEVSHSDGMRYADLARLLLAGEHYDYDEFQRNVYLNDAGAAKVEELLGCGNLYDSRNSQLLTSLNCALHVETLLTKDIDYIVRGGAIELIEEYTGRVAENRYLPDGLQAALTAKEGLKWTAGGKILGTITIQHFISLYPEICGMTATACASAMEFKDIYALQVVEIPPNQPNIRVDHPHRIYTHKDVKYQALVQDISSIHREGRPILIGTASVEESDMLAAELAAAGVPVQVLNAKNDAEEADIIARAGELGAVTVSTNMAGRGVDIRLGGGDPVQADAVARLGGLYVIGTHVNESVRIDNQLRGRSGRQGDPGASVFYVSLEDDLMRRFSSPTPAHALRQQEAIAGPSLGRKIASIQQIVMSQNFDIHNELNRYSDMIEDQRRILYTERLSILLGEQRVSPAEQRVRLFYIDECWADHLAFVSYLREGIHLESIASRSPIDEFHTQITGAFDQIPDKIERAAEAMLIRLGGSNDPAEWERLGLRSPASTRTYIINDQYLQNKRSSWTGTTVVAFWLRPIAQKLLSPFIKQPKY, encoded by the coding sequence ATGAATATAGCTGCTAGATTCGTGCAACGTTTCAGAGATTACGATAACCGGAATATGCTTAGTGTCTACCGGGACAAAACGGAGCAAATCCGCAAACGCAATTTGCAGACTTGGGATGACACCAAGCTTCAGGAGGAGTCCCTCCGGCTCCGGCACGCTGCCCAATCCGGCATAGCTCTGGAAGAGCTGCTTGTCGATGCCTATTCATTAGTCTGCGAGGCTGCCTCAAGAACCCTCGGATTACAGCCTTATGATGTCCAGATCATGGCTGCTATCGCCCTGCACGAGCGAATGCTGATTGAGCAGCACACGGGTGAAGGCAAAACCCTCTCAGCCGTAATGCCGGCCTATCTGAATGCGCTGACCGGCAAAGGCGTGCATGTGCTGACCTTCAATGATTATTTGGCCCGGCGGGATGCACTGTGGATGGGTCCCATCTACCGCTTCCTGGGACTATCGGTGGATTCGGTTCAAGCGGGCATGAGTCTGAGCGAGAAACGGGCGGCCTACAGGAGCGATATCACCTATGTTACGGCAAAAGAAGCCGGGTTCGACTACTTGCGGGACACCATTGCGCTCACGGAAGCCGCTACGGTACACCGCCCTTTCCACTATGTCATCGTGGACGAAGCTGATTCCCTGCTGCTTGATGAAGCGCGGGTACCGCTTGTAATCAGTGGCGAATCCGAGGTCAGTCATAGCGACGGCATGCGATACGCAGATCTGGCCCGGCTGCTGCTGGCTGGAGAGCATTACGATTATGACGAATTCCAACGGAACGTATACCTGAACGATGCTGGTGCTGCCAAGGTGGAGGAGCTGCTGGGATGCGGTAATCTCTACGATAGCCGGAACAGTCAGCTGCTAACCTCACTGAATTGTGCGCTGCATGTGGAGACCTTATTAACGAAGGACATTGATTACATTGTCCGTGGCGGTGCTATTGAGCTGATCGAAGAATATACGGGACGCGTGGCCGAGAACCGGTATTTGCCGGACGGCCTGCAAGCCGCACTGACTGCCAAAGAAGGACTGAAATGGACCGCAGGCGGGAAAATTCTCGGTACAATCACTATTCAACACTTCATTAGCCTATATCCGGAAATCTGCGGAATGACCGCTACAGCCTGCGCCTCGGCTATGGAATTCAAGGATATCTATGCTCTGCAGGTGGTGGAGATTCCGCCGAATCAGCCGAACATCCGGGTAGATCACCCTCACCGGATTTACACACACAAGGATGTCAAATATCAGGCGCTCGTGCAGGACATCTCCTCTATTCACAGGGAGGGACGTCCCATACTGATTGGGACCGCAAGCGTCGAGGAATCGGACATGCTGGCTGCGGAGCTTGCGGCTGCCGGTGTTCCCGTTCAGGTACTGAATGCGAAGAATGATGCTGAGGAAGCGGATATCATCGCCAGAGCCGGAGAACTCGGCGCCGTAACGGTCTCAACGAATATGGCGGGTCGCGGTGTCGATATCCGGCTCGGCGGCGGTGACCCGGTACAGGCCGACGCTGTCGCCCGGCTCGGCGGGTTATATGTCATTGGCACCCATGTGAATGAGAGCGTGCGGATTGACAATCAGCTTCGCGGGCGTTCCGGCCGCCAGGGCGACCCGGGGGCTTCTGTCTTCTATGTCAGTCTGGAAGACGATTTGATGCGCCGCTTCAGCTCCCCAACCCCAGCCCATGCGCTCAGACAGCAGGAAGCTATTGCAGGGCCTTCGCTTGGCCGGAAGATCGCAAGTATTCAGCAAATTGTAATGAGCCAGAACTTCGATATCCATAACGAGCTGAACCGTTATTCGGATATGATCGAGGACCAGCGGCGGATTCTCTACACAGAGCGGCTCAGCATACTGCTGGGCGAGCAGAGGGTGAGCCCTGCGGAACAGCGGGTACGGCTGTTCTATATCGATGAATGCTGGGCTGACCATCTGGCCTTCGTCTCCTATCTCCGCGAAGGCATTCACCTGGAGAGCATCGCCAGCCGCAGCCCGATCGATGAATTTCATACGCAGATTACCGGAGCATTCGATCAGATTCCGGATAAGATCGAACGTGCGGCAGAGGCTATGCTGATCAGGCTCGGCGGGTCCAATGATCCGGCTGAATGGGAACGGCTGGGACTGAGGAGCCCTGCTTCCACCCGGACTTATATCATCAACGACCAATATCTCCAGAATAAGCGCAGCTCATGGACGGGAACGACAGTGGTGGCTTTTTGGCTTCGTCCAATTGCTCAGAAGCTGCTATCCCCCTTCATTAAGCAGCCGAAATATTAA
- a CDS encoding MarR family transcriptional regulator: MMDTASKNKTAIHEFFVQFLEQKEQYETRITATYLKDIRKHIESEFSLNMTELHTIACIGEQEPINLTSIAERINLSKGNTSKIANKLLKAGWVRKAQFNDNKKEVYFRLTPIGKKLFAAHDELHVKEKQRMYEFLERYKESELEFIKQLFGDMVDFYR; the protein is encoded by the coding sequence ATGATGGATACTGCCAGTAAAAACAAAACTGCCATTCATGAATTTTTCGTTCAGTTTCTTGAGCAAAAAGAGCAATATGAAACCCGAATAACTGCCACATACCTGAAGGATATCCGGAAGCATATTGAATCAGAATTCAGCTTGAATATGACGGAACTGCACACCATTGCGTGCATCGGAGAGCAGGAGCCGATCAATCTCACTTCCATCGCGGAGAGAATCAATTTAAGTAAAGGAAATACCTCCAAGATCGCAAATAAATTACTAAAGGCAGGTTGGGTGCGAAAAGCCCAGTTCAACGACAACAAAAAGGAAGTGTATTTTCGGCTAACGCCTATCGGCAAAAAGCTATTTGCTGCTCATGATGAGCTTCATGTGAAGGAAAAGCAAAGAATGTACGAGTTTTTGGAAAGATATAAAGAAAGCGAGCTCGAATTTATTAAACAGCTGTTTGGAGATATGGTGGACTTCTATCGCTAA
- a CDS encoding RidA family protein gives MEVVNPKTLTDKFTSVISHVVVTTASQLAFISGQVSVDETGSLVGSGDYYAQAIQVFTNLKYALEAVRADPLYIVKMNIFVVNHNPEMIPIIFEAGFHVFGPHWPKTASTYIGVQALADPEWLIEIDAIVIFP, from the coding sequence ATGGAGGTCGTAAATCCGAAGACCTTGACGGATAAGTTTACATCTGTAATTTCTCATGTCGTGGTAACTACTGCCTCCCAATTGGCCTTCATCTCAGGTCAGGTTTCTGTAGATGAAACAGGATCATTGGTCGGTTCAGGGGACTATTACGCGCAAGCGATTCAAGTGTTCACCAACCTTAAGTATGCATTGGAAGCCGTGCGAGCGGATCCCTTGTACATTGTAAAAATGAATATTTTTGTTGTAAACCACAACCCGGAAATGATTCCGATTATTTTTGAGGCAGGATTTCATGTGTTTGGCCCTCACTGGCCGAAGACAGCAAGTACCTATATAGGCGTTCAAGCACTAGCCGATCCTGAATGGCTTATCGAAATAGACGCTATCGTGATCTTCCCATAA
- a CDS encoding monooxygenase, translating to MKYEVILIGGGPVGMMLAGELALAGVKVCVIERLKETTPYSRALTVHPRTLEILDMRGLKSQLISQGRLLSRGHFAGLETPLDFTVLNSSSNHTLFLPQSETEKVLEEWALSLGAEVWREVEALSVHQDEDGVDVKVAGPHAETTLRSAYVVGTDGARSLVRKHANISFEGSDATFTAILGDAVLSDLAPMSVISRITEKGLVSIMPINDHLYRVLMIDMERRNISKDEPVTLEEFRSSLIRTTGSDLGLNDVKWMSRFGNATRQAGRYRNGRLFLAGDSAHIHFPAGGQGMNVGLQEAMNLGWKLAGAIKGWAPDWLLDSYHAERFPWNTTLLRNTEVQTLLLDVTPPITELRSMLAKLIQIPEANYQIAAQVSAMDVLYAPDAEAPPHPLNGKRFKDLSLKLKDGQLINSYPLLQKGTFLLLHFHPNEQNSCQWETFSNLQVVHASLAEADADWNDVHTALIRPDGHIAWAIPLSAPNPMQTINEGITRWCGDITV from the coding sequence ATGAAATATGAAGTCATCCTGATCGGTGGCGGACCTGTCGGCATGATGCTGGCCGGGGAATTGGCATTAGCCGGTGTAAAGGTCTGCGTCATTGAGCGATTAAAAGAGACAACTCCTTATTCACGTGCGCTTACCGTACATCCTCGAACTCTTGAAATATTAGATATGCGTGGACTGAAATCACAATTAATCAGTCAAGGCCGCTTACTTTCGAGAGGACATTTCGCCGGATTAGAAACTCCTTTGGATTTCACGGTGTTGAATTCTTCTTCCAATCACACTCTCTTTTTACCGCAGAGTGAGACGGAGAAGGTGTTGGAGGAATGGGCGCTTAGCCTTGGCGCAGAGGTCTGGAGAGAGGTTGAGGCTCTATCTGTACACCAGGATGAGGATGGGGTTGACGTTAAGGTCGCAGGACCTCATGCAGAAACAACGTTAAGATCAGCTTATGTGGTAGGTACGGATGGAGCCAGAAGTTTGGTTCGCAAGCATGCAAATATATCATTTGAAGGTTCAGATGCGACCTTCACGGCGATTCTGGGGGATGCCGTTCTATCTGATTTGGCTCCTATGAGTGTCATATCCCGGATTACAGAAAAAGGATTGGTCAGCATCATGCCGATCAATGATCATCTGTATCGGGTCTTGATGATCGATATGGAGAGACGTAACATCTCTAAGGATGAGCCCGTTACATTGGAAGAGTTTCGTTCATCGCTCATCCGTACAACCGGAAGCGATCTGGGATTGAACGATGTGAAATGGATGTCCCGTTTCGGAAATGCGACGCGGCAAGCTGGACGCTATCGGAATGGTCGATTGTTCTTGGCGGGAGATTCGGCGCACATTCATTTTCCCGCTGGTGGACAGGGAATGAATGTCGGCTTACAAGAAGCGATGAACTTAGGCTGGAAGCTTGCAGGAGCAATCAAAGGCTGGGCTCCGGACTGGCTATTGGACAGTTATCATGCCGAACGCTTTCCATGGAATACAACCTTGCTCCGGAATACCGAGGTCCAAACCCTGCTTCTGGATGTGACTCCCCCTATCACGGAACTTCGAAGTATGTTAGCTAAACTGATTCAAATACCGGAAGCAAATTATCAGATCGCCGCACAAGTTTCCGCAATGGATGTACTTTATGCTCCAGACGCCGAAGCGCCTCCCCATCCTTTAAATGGGAAACGTTTCAAGGATCTAAGCTTAAAGCTGAAAGACGGGCAATTGATTAACTCCTATCCGTTACTACAAAAAGGTACTTTTCTTCTGCTGCATTTCCATCCTAATGAACAGAATAGCTGTCAATGGGAAACGTTTAGCAACCTTCAAGTTGTACATGCCTCTTTGGCTGAGGCTGACGCGGATTGGAACGACGTCCACACGGCGCTTATTCGGCCGGATGGACATATTGCCTGGGCGATTCCTCTATCCGCTCCAAATCCAATGCAAACCATAAATGAAGGAATCACTCGCTGGTGCGGGGACATTACCGTATAG
- a CDS encoding carbohydrate ABC transporter permease produces MAKSKTNSYRNSSLGDRIFDICNTIFMILLVIVTLYPFLNMFALSFNEANDSVRGDIYIWPREWTLRNFEYVFSESNIFFSTFVSAARTVIGTVVSVFCTAMLAYTVSRPEYKLKKFVSVTFIFTMYFSGGLIPGYLLIKELNMLNSFWVYIIPGIIGVFNMIVIRSFIEALPEGLMESAKIDGAGDFITFSRIVLPLTVPALATVSLFVAVYQWNSWFDVFLYNSSTPSLSTLQYELMKMLSTSNTAMSSSSAADAFANAQGNKSTVTPTSIRATMTIVASVPIIIVYPFLQKYFVKGMVVGGVKG; encoded by the coding sequence ATGGCTAAATCCAAAACCAATTCATACCGGAATTCATCGCTTGGTGACCGAATCTTCGATATATGCAATACGATCTTCATGATTCTCTTGGTCATTGTTACCCTCTATCCGTTCCTGAATATGTTTGCTCTATCGTTCAATGAAGCGAATGACTCTGTCCGCGGTGATATTTATATCTGGCCTCGTGAATGGACACTGCGCAACTTCGAGTATGTATTCAGTGAATCCAACATCTTCTTTTCAACGTTTGTCTCTGCAGCACGGACGGTAATCGGCACTGTGGTCTCCGTATTCTGTACAGCGATGCTGGCCTATACGGTAAGCCGTCCGGAATATAAGCTGAAGAAGTTTGTGTCCGTCACGTTTATTTTCACCATGTACTTCAGCGGCGGTCTGATTCCAGGCTACCTGCTGATCAAAGAGCTGAACATGCTGAACAGCTTCTGGGTCTATATCATTCCGGGCATCATCGGCGTATTTAATATGATCGTCATCCGCTCCTTCATTGAGGCACTGCCTGAGGGACTGATGGAATCGGCCAAAATCGACGGCGCAGGCGACTTCATCACCTTCTCGCGCATTGTGCTTCCGCTGACCGTTCCGGCGCTGGCTACTGTCTCCCTGTTCGTAGCGGTCTATCAGTGGAATTCCTGGTTTGACGTCTTCCTGTACAACTCCTCCACGCCAAGCCTGAGTACGCTGCAATACGAGCTGATGAAGATGCTGTCAACATCCAACACCGCGATGTCCAGTTCCTCGGCAGCCGATGCCTTTGCGAACGCGCAGGGCAACAAATCGACCGTTACACCGACCTCTATCCGTGCTACGATGACTATTGTGGCCAGTGTGCCGATTATCATCGTCTATCCGTTCCTGCAGAAGTATTTCGTCAAAGGGATGGTTGTCGGCGGGGTCAAAGGTTAA
- a CDS encoding ABC transporter permease subunit: protein MGKTAVQLAKSNNTGTSRFKTFFKELSKQKMLMLMSLPFLLWVIIFKYLPLWGWTIAFQKFKPAKDLFDQKWVGWDNFKFLFQEQQFYRVLRNTLVMSSINLVLGFVTAIVLALLLNELRNVFFKRTVQTISYLPYFISWVVAANIVQMALAPEGIINVLLVKAQLIDHPILWLGEGKYFWGILGVTEVWKNVGWNTIIYLAAITSIDPSQYEAAEIDGASRLQRMFYITLPGIKPVIVLILIMNLGHILESGFEAQYLLGNGMNLDYSENLDIFVLKYGMQMNNFGLATAAGMFKTLVSFIFLIAANNIAKRMGESRLY, encoded by the coding sequence GTGGGAAAAACCGCTGTGCAGTTGGCAAAATCGAATAATACCGGTACTTCGCGCTTCAAAACCTTTTTTAAAGAGCTATCTAAACAGAAAATGCTGATGCTGATGTCATTGCCCTTTCTGTTATGGGTGATTATATTCAAATACCTCCCGCTATGGGGATGGACGATTGCTTTTCAGAAATTCAAGCCAGCCAAGGATCTGTTCGACCAGAAGTGGGTCGGCTGGGACAATTTCAAATTCCTGTTCCAGGAACAGCAGTTCTATCGCGTCCTTCGTAATACTCTGGTTATGAGCTCCATTAACCTGGTTCTCGGATTTGTAACGGCCATCGTACTGGCCCTACTGCTGAATGAGCTGCGCAATGTGTTCTTCAAACGCACCGTGCAGACGATCAGTTACCTGCCTTACTTCATTTCCTGGGTCGTAGCGGCCAATATTGTACAGATGGCACTGGCACCGGAAGGGATCATCAATGTGCTGCTGGTCAAAGCGCAGCTTATTGATCATCCAATTCTGTGGCTGGGCGAAGGCAAGTACTTCTGGGGAATACTCGGGGTTACGGAAGTCTGGAAGAATGTCGGCTGGAATACCATCATCTATCTGGCAGCCATCACCTCCATCGACCCTTCTCAATATGAAGCGGCTGAGATTGACGGGGCATCCCGTCTGCAAAGAATGTTCTATATTACCCTGCCGGGTATCAAGCCGGTTATCGTTCTGATTCTGATCATGAACCTGGGCCATATTCTGGAGTCCGGCTTCGAGGCACAGTACCTGTTAGGTAACGGGATGAACCTCGACTACTCGGAGAATCTGGATATCTTCGTACTGAAGTACGGGATGCAGATGAACAACTTCGGGCTTGCCACCGCAGCGGGTATGTTCAAGACGCTGGTCAGCTTCATCTTCTTGATCGCAGCCAATAATATCGCCAAGCGTATGGGCGAAAGCAGATTGTACTAG
- a CDS encoding ABC transporter substrate-binding protein, translating to MRTKKWMQTGLAAVMASALLIAGCSGGNNGNKNSASGNDGEVSTEPVTFTYFGFGANKDTMASDTTIGKKLQEQTGVDWKMEYVVGDGSTKSGVMIAGGDYPDVISPVGELAKLLDAGAYIPLNDLIEKYGPNIKRVYGDYMNKITNEDGNIYILPFTANVNGYLSPPDPSSTFWMQRRVLKEFGYPEVKTLDQYFDLIEKYQAKYPKVDGKDTIGFATFAGTAGEFFTITNQPMHLAGYPNEGAVLVDMESHEAKLYQGTEDEKRWLAKLNEMNGKGLVDPETFTANKDQYLAKLTSGRVLGYVNYSWQINDATNNLRSAGNDDLRYVALPIVFDEGIKDAYVDPPSFVNNRGLGISVSAKDPVRIIKYFDNLLTDENQKLVEWGIEGETYTKNAEGRMVMSEEQLTNRNDNDFKRKFGFAYFDYEWPRYGDNSVYDDGNAHVPFNQPEVAAINYTDGDKTLLEKYNLKTFSDFYAEPVERPWYPAWSIEKEPGSPEQLFSQRAGDLQQKYYPRMVLAAPGQFEKVWSEYLAEYNKLDAKGYEEFMTNKIKDRIDGKW from the coding sequence ATGCGTACAAAGAAATGGATGCAAACCGGACTGGCTGCTGTTATGGCTTCAGCCCTCCTCATTGCCGGCTGCTCGGGCGGCAACAACGGGAACAAGAACAGTGCCAGCGGCAACGACGGCGAGGTAAGCACTGAGCCGGTAACGTTCACTTACTTCGGCTTCGGAGCCAACAAGGATACCATGGCCAGTGATACCACCATCGGTAAGAAGCTTCAGGAACAGACAGGCGTAGACTGGAAAATGGAATATGTAGTTGGCGATGGAAGCACCAAGTCCGGGGTTATGATTGCCGGAGGCGATTATCCTGATGTCATCTCTCCAGTCGGCGAGCTCGCCAAGCTGCTCGATGCCGGTGCATACATTCCGCTCAATGATCTGATTGAGAAGTATGGCCCTAACATCAAGCGTGTCTACGGCGATTATATGAACAAGATCACCAATGAAGACGGCAACATCTATATCCTTCCCTTCACTGCAAATGTAAACGGATACTTATCGCCGCCAGATCCAAGCAGTACCTTCTGGATGCAGAGACGCGTCCTTAAGGAATTCGGTTACCCGGAAGTGAAAACGCTTGACCAGTACTTTGACCTGATTGAGAAATACCAAGCTAAGTACCCTAAGGTGGATGGTAAAGACACCATCGGCTTCGCTACTTTCGCCGGTACAGCCGGTGAATTCTTCACCATCACCAACCAGCCTATGCATCTGGCCGGTTATCCGAATGAAGGCGCCGTCCTGGTGGACATGGAGTCTCATGAAGCCAAGCTGTACCAGGGAACCGAAGATGAGAAGCGCTGGCTGGCTAAATTGAACGAAATGAACGGCAAGGGTCTGGTTGACCCTGAGACGTTCACAGCGAACAAAGACCAGTATCTGGCGAAGCTGACCTCCGGCCGTGTACTCGGATATGTCAACTATTCCTGGCAGATCAACGACGCCACGAACAATCTGAGATCCGCCGGTAACGACGATCTGCGTTACGTTGCCCTTCCTATCGTATTTGACGAAGGCATTAAAGATGCTTATGTTGATCCTCCGTCCTTCGTTAACAACCGCGGGCTGGGTATCTCTGTCAGCGCAAAAGATCCGGTCCGCATCATCAAGTATTTTGACAACCTGCTGACCGATGAGAACCAGAAGCTTGTCGAGTGGGGCATTGAAGGCGAAACTTACACTAAGAACGCTGAAGGCCGTATGGTGATGAGCGAAGAACAGCTGACAAACCGCAACGACAATGATTTCAAACGTAAATTCGGCTTCGCTTATTTCGATTATGAATGGCCGCGTTATGGCGACAATTCCGTGTATGATGACGGCAACGCCCACGTTCCGTTCAACCAGCCGGAAGTTGCAGCGATCAACTACACAGATGGCGACAAAACACTGCTGGAGAAATACAACCTGAAGACCTTCTCCGACTTCTATGCCGAGCCGGTAGAGCGTCCATGGTACCCTGCCTGGAGTATTGAGAAAGAACCGGGCTCCCCTGAGCAGCTCTTCAGCCAGAGAGCCGGCGATTTGCAGCAGAAGTACTATCCTCGTATGGTGCTTGCTGCCCCTGGCCAATTTGAAAAGGTCTGGAGTGAATACCTGGCCGAATACAACAAGCTCGATGCTAAGGGCTACGAAGAATTCATGACTAACAAGATCAAGGACCGCATCGACGGCAAATGGTAA
- a CDS encoding sensor histidine kinase: protein MFNFRLNHMKLRSKLIVIYIVCVFIPIILTNVMFYQVTTANIKNQKTADAEQAMNLLQAELRTVIEDAAGMSYLYSIDRQLIQHLNTTYASTDRYVESLNAISNLFNRTDKENKVLSSSVIMTDNPTVLASAHIIKLEDSMREQDWYKQISKFSNTHPHLYVTPDSISVIQRLTDRRLETYEHVLKIDLNMNYIRQILDLSSFSGDFYILDPSGQARFGRLSSGQPSGLITAAHTLTPTEIPKPKQAIVIDKTYQNNRYLSGWSIYGVLDETLILSDVRQSGQFILWFAGINFLVPTIVIMIMSRSIHTRIKNILRHMKSVKDKNFGLIPYHLERDEIGELTVEFNRMSKRIENLINDVYVAEIQKKELELRQRQAQLHALHSQINPHFLFNALETIRMRSMMKGETQTARTIQNMAKIFRKSITWKSSFVTIREELELIESFLEIQKYRFDNKLEYHIEVDQSLLNIEIPKMAFLPYVENASIHGIENIAGIGYINIQIAQENGQIVFVIADNGVGMDQEKISELMHYLDDETAMGDSIGMKNVITRLRITYGESFTFSITSEPGAGTRILLRLPLDNK, encoded by the coding sequence GTGTTCAACTTCCGTCTGAATCATATGAAGCTTAGAAGCAAGCTGATTGTCATCTACATTGTATGCGTGTTCATCCCGATCATCCTGACCAATGTAATGTTCTATCAGGTGACCACCGCCAATATCAAGAATCAGAAGACCGCGGATGCCGAGCAGGCGATGAATCTGCTGCAGGCTGAGCTGAGGACCGTCATTGAAGATGCTGCAGGCATGTCCTACCTCTACTCTATTGACCGGCAGCTGATCCAGCATCTGAATACCACCTATGCTTCAACAGACCGCTATGTGGAGTCGCTGAACGCCATATCGAATCTGTTCAACCGGACCGACAAAGAGAACAAGGTGCTGAGCTCCTCGGTGATTATGACCGACAATCCAACCGTTCTGGCCTCAGCCCATATCATTAAGCTGGAGGACAGCATGCGCGAGCAGGACTGGTATAAGCAGATCAGTAAGTTCAGCAACACTCACCCTCATCTCTATGTAACGCCCGACAGCATCAGCGTGATCCAGCGCCTTACCGACCGCAGGCTGGAGACCTACGAGCATGTGCTCAAAATTGACCTGAACATGAACTATATCCGGCAGATTCTGGATTTATCCAGCTTCAGCGGTGATTTCTATATTCTTGACCCGTCGGGCCAGGCCCGCTTCGGCCGTCTCTCCAGCGGTCAGCCCAGCGGGCTGATTACTGCGGCGCATACCCTGACCCCAACTGAGATTCCCAAGCCTAAGCAGGCCATTGTAATCGACAAAACCTACCAGAATAACCGCTATCTAAGCGGCTGGTCGATTTACGGCGTCCTGGATGAGACCCTTATTTTGTCTGACGTCAGACAATCCGGGCAATTTATCCTCTGGTTCGCCGGTATTAACTTCCTGGTTCCTACCATCGTAATTATGATCATGTCCCGTTCTATTCACACGCGTATTAAGAACATTCTGAGGCATATGAAGTCTGTAAAAGACAAAAACTTCGGACTCATCCCCTACCACCTGGAGCGGGATGAGATTGGCGAGCTTACCGTTGAGTTCAACCGGATGAGTAAACGCATTGAGAACCTGATCAATGATGTATATGTTGCAGAAATACAGAAGAAGGAGCTGGAACTCCGGCAGCGGCAGGCCCAGCTGCATGCGCTGCACAGTCAGATCAACCCTCATTTCCTGTTCAATGCGCTGGAGACGATCCGGATGCGCAGTATGATGAAGGGTGAGACCCAGACGGCGCGGACGATTCAGAACATGGCGAAAATTTTCCGCAAATCAATCACATGGAAGAGCAGCTTCGTTACGATCCGCGAGGAGCTGGAATTAATCGAGAGCTTCCTGGAGATTCAGAAATACCGCTTCGACAACAAGCTTGAATATCACATCGAGGTAGACCAGTCGCTGCTGAACATTGAAATTCCGAAGATGGCCTTCCTTCCGTATGTGGAGAACGCCAGTATTCACGGAATTGAGAATATAGCCGGCATCGGGTATATCAATATCCAGATCGCCCAGGAGAACGGGCAGATTGTCTTCGTCATTGCAGATAACGGCGTGGGCATGGACCAGGAGAAAATCAGTGAGCTTATGCATTATCTGGACGATGAGACCGCCATGGGGGATTCAATCGGGATGAAGAATGTAATCACCCGGCTGAGGATCACCTACGGGGAATCGTTCACCTTCTCCATCACGAGCGAGCCCGGAGCGGGAACCCGCATTTTGCTGCGGTTGCCTCTGGATAACAAATAA